One part of the Phaenicophaeus curvirostris isolate KB17595 chromosome 2, BPBGC_Pcur_1.0, whole genome shotgun sequence genome encodes these proteins:
- the GPATCH11 gene encoding G patch domain-containing protein 11 yields the protein MLNMEEDEEEDYMSDSFIKQDVRPGLPMVRRVKEAIQKEEKQKEANEKNRQKSIKEEEKERRDLVLKSALGNENKGFALLQKMGYKSGQALGKSGEGIVEPIPLNIKTGRSGLGHEELKKRKAEEKLENYRQKLHTKKQANEQAADQFRIRLKNKQEERKMEGDLRKSQRACQQLDTQKGIDVPKETWFWLTSEEEDKEDEEGKEDECTSSDLSVSEKLHILTAYLREEHFYCIWCGTTYEDSEDLSSNCPGDSAADHD from the exons ATGCTGAACATggaagaagatgaagaggaaGACTACATGTCTGATTCCTTTATTAA ACAGGATGTAAGGCCAGGCTTGCCCATGGTGAGGCGGGTGAAGGAAGCTattcagaaagaagagaagcaaaagGAAGCCAATGAGAAGAACAGACAAAAGAGtataaaagaagaagaaaaagagagacgTGACTTGGTATTGAAAAGTGCATTGGGCAATGAGAACAAAGGCTTTGCTTTGCTCCAGAAGATGGGCTACAAGAGCGGCCAGGCCCTTGGCAAGAGTG GAGAAGGCATTGTTGAACCTATCCCTCTGAACATTAAAACAG GCAGAAGTGGGCTTGGTCATGAGGAATTAAAAAAGcgaaaagctgaagaaaaactggaaaactaTAGACAAAAACTCCAtacaaaaaaacaagcaaatgaaCAAGCTGCAGATCAGTTCAG aataagattaaaaaacaaacaagaagaacGGAAGATGGAAGGGGACCTTCGAAAAAGCCAGAGGGCCTGCCAGCAGTTAGATACGCAAAAA GGTATTGATGTTCCCAAGGAGACTTGGTTTTGGCTGACATCTGAAGAGGAAGACAAAGAGGATGAGGAAGGCAAGGAAGATGAATGCACTAGCTCAGACTTAAGC GTATCAGAAAAACTACACATCCTGACTGCCTATCTGAGAGAAGAACATTTCTATTGCATTTGGTGTGGAACAACCTATGAAG ACTCTGAAGATTTATCTTCAAACTGCCCTGGAGACAGTGCTGCAGATCATGACTAA